From a region of the Falsibacillus albus genome:
- a CDS encoding acetyl-CoA C-acetyltransferase — protein MREAVIVSGARTPVGKSRKGTLAAVRPDDLGALVVKETLKRAGNYDGNIDDLIIGCAMPEAEQGLNMARNIGALAGLPANVPAITINRYCSSGLQSIAYAAERVMLGHSDTVIAGGAESMSLVPMMGHVVRPNASLAETAPEYYMSMGHTAEQVAVKYGVSREDQDAFAVRSHQKAAKAIAEGKFDDEIVPVDVNVRSIDSSNKLREKQIRFSRDEGVRENTTSEILAKLRPAFSVKGSVTAGNSSQTSDGAAAVMVMDKEKALSLGLAPMVKFRSFAVAGVRPEVMGIGPVEAIPRALKIAGLELSDIGLFELNEAFASQSIQVIRELGLNEEIVNVNGGAIALGHPLGCTGAKLTLSLIHEMKRRNTQFGVVTMCIGGGMGAAGVFELIS, from the coding sequence ATGCGTGAAGCAGTAATTGTATCAGGAGCGAGAACACCAGTTGGAAAATCGAGAAAAGGAACACTTGCCGCTGTCCGGCCAGATGACCTGGGGGCATTGGTAGTAAAAGAAACGTTAAAACGTGCAGGAAACTATGATGGAAATATTGATGATTTAATTATCGGCTGTGCTATGCCAGAGGCAGAGCAAGGCTTGAATATGGCGAGGAATATAGGTGCATTGGCAGGACTGCCAGCCAATGTTCCGGCTATTACAATCAATCGCTATTGTTCTTCGGGGCTTCAATCGATTGCTTATGCAGCGGAACGCGTCATGCTGGGCCATTCAGATACGGTCATTGCAGGTGGAGCAGAATCCATGAGCCTCGTCCCGATGATGGGGCATGTTGTCAGGCCGAATGCTTCATTGGCAGAAACCGCTCCTGAATACTATATGAGCATGGGGCATACTGCAGAACAAGTAGCGGTTAAATATGGAGTCAGCCGCGAGGATCAAGATGCGTTCGCCGTTAGGAGCCATCAAAAGGCAGCCAAAGCAATTGCAGAAGGAAAGTTTGATGATGAAATCGTCCCGGTGGATGTAAATGTCCGCTCGATTGATTCATCAAATAAATTAAGAGAAAAGCAAATCAGATTCTCCAGAGATGAAGGAGTCAGGGAAAATACGACAAGTGAAATCCTTGCAAAACTTCGACCGGCATTTTCGGTGAAAGGATCGGTCACTGCCGGGAATTCTTCGCAGACAAGTGACGGAGCTGCTGCAGTAATGGTCATGGATAAAGAGAAAGCACTCTCCCTCGGCTTGGCTCCGATGGTGAAATTTAGATCCTTTGCGGTTGCAGGGGTAAGACCTGAAGTAATGGGGATCGGCCCGGTTGAAGCCATACCGAGAGCACTGAAGATTGCAGGATTAGAGCTTTCTGATATCGGCCTATTTGAACTAAACGAAGCATTTGCCTCCCAATCGATCCAGGTCATCCGAGAGCTGGGATTGAATGAGGAAATCGTGAATGTCAATGGTGGTGCCATTGCGCTTGGCCATCCGCTCGGATGCACGGGTGCAAAGCTGACATTGTCCTTGATCCACGAAATGAAGCGCCGTAATACTCAATTTGGAGTCGTCACGATGTGCATCGGCGGCGGTATGGGAGCAGCGGGAGTATTCGAATTGATTTCATGA
- a CDS encoding 3-hydroxyacyl-CoA dehydrogenase/enoyl-CoA hydratase family protein, which produces MTHHIKKAAVLGSGVMGSGIAAHLANIGVPALLLDIVPTELTEDEKAKGLTLEDPQVRNRFSQSALKKLLKQKPAPLTVKDNLQLITAGNMEDDLAALSDCDWIIEVVVENLDVKKKVFEKVEKYRKPGSIISSNTSGISVEAMAEGRSEDFQKNFLGTHFFNPPRYLKLLEVIPTKHTDDKVVKFMKEYGEDVLGKGVVLAKDTPNFIANRIGTYGLLVTVQEMLKGGYSVGEVDSVTGPLIGRPKSATFRTLDVVGLDTFVHVANNVYEQVDGKEKEVFDVPAFMKKMLDKGWLGSKSGQGFYLKQGKEILQLNPETLEYEERKKLRTPALEMSKQEKGVKGKLKTLVYSQDKAGQLLWDIIAPVLTYSAELLGTIADDIVSIDRAMKWGFGWELGPFETWDAIGLEKSIGKMKEQGLAVPKWVAEMVEKGITSFYKDEDGVESFYQNGDYQNVEVNPKVINLKQLKKQGKLIKKNSGASLVDIGDGVAVLEFHSPNNAIGLDIIQMINFAVDEVEKNYKGLVIGNQGKNFCVGANLAMILMEAQDDNDFEIDMVVRHFQQAMLKVKYSSKPVVAAPFGMTLGGGAEVCLPAAHVQASMETYMGLVEVGVGLIPGGGGNKELYIKHLNSLPNGIEFDLQKVANKVFETIAMAKVSTSGDEARSNNFLNHADGVSVNGDHLIYDAKQAVLSLHERGYKAPIRKKVPVVGESGYATLLLGAQSMHLSGFISEHDLKIAKKLANVIAGGKVPYGTEVDEQYLLDLEREAFLSLVREQKSQQRMQHMLVKGKPLRN; this is translated from the coding sequence TTGACTCATCACATTAAAAAAGCGGCTGTTCTTGGATCTGGAGTAATGGGATCAGGAATTGCAGCACATTTAGCTAATATCGGGGTTCCTGCATTGCTTCTGGACATCGTCCCGACTGAATTGACAGAAGATGAAAAAGCGAAGGGATTGACCTTGGAGGATCCGCAAGTGAGAAACCGGTTCAGCCAAAGTGCGCTAAAAAAATTATTAAAACAAAAGCCGGCACCGCTGACTGTGAAAGATAATTTACAATTAATCACAGCTGGAAATATGGAAGATGATTTAGCTGCCCTATCCGATTGCGATTGGATCATTGAAGTGGTGGTTGAAAATTTGGATGTCAAGAAAAAAGTATTTGAAAAAGTCGAGAAATACCGTAAGCCTGGGAGCATTATCAGCTCCAATACGTCTGGTATTTCAGTGGAAGCGATGGCTGAAGGAAGATCTGAAGATTTTCAAAAGAACTTCTTGGGAACGCATTTCTTTAATCCACCTCGCTACTTAAAGCTTTTGGAAGTGATCCCAACTAAACATACTGATGATAAAGTTGTGAAGTTTATGAAGGAATATGGGGAGGATGTCCTCGGTAAAGGAGTCGTCCTTGCAAAGGACACACCGAATTTTATCGCGAATAGAATCGGTACTTACGGTCTCCTCGTAACTGTTCAGGAAATGCTTAAAGGCGGCTATAGTGTCGGTGAAGTGGATTCTGTCACAGGACCGTTGATCGGACGTCCGAAAAGTGCAACCTTCCGCACGCTGGATGTCGTTGGTCTGGATACATTTGTCCATGTTGCAAACAACGTATATGAACAAGTAGACGGAAAAGAAAAGGAAGTCTTTGATGTTCCTGCATTCATGAAGAAAATGCTGGACAAAGGCTGGCTTGGAAGCAAGTCAGGCCAAGGGTTCTATTTAAAACAAGGGAAAGAAATCCTGCAATTGAATCCAGAAACGCTTGAATATGAGGAAAGAAAAAAATTAAGAACGCCTGCACTGGAAATGAGCAAGCAGGAAAAAGGCGTAAAGGGAAAATTGAAAACGCTTGTATATTCACAGGATAAAGCGGGGCAATTGCTCTGGGATATTATCGCACCAGTTCTTACTTACTCTGCTGAATTGCTTGGAACCATCGCAGATGACATCGTTTCGATTGACCGTGCCATGAAATGGGGATTCGGTTGGGAGCTTGGGCCATTCGAAACATGGGATGCCATTGGTTTGGAAAAGTCGATCGGTAAAATGAAAGAACAGGGACTTGCAGTACCGAAATGGGTAGCGGAGATGGTGGAAAAAGGCATCACTTCTTTCTATAAGGATGAAGATGGTGTAGAATCCTTCTACCAAAATGGCGACTATCAAAATGTAGAAGTAAATCCAAAAGTGATCAATTTAAAACAATTGAAGAAACAAGGGAAATTAATCAAGAAAAACTCAGGTGCCAGTCTGGTGGATATCGGTGATGGGGTAGCGGTTCTTGAATTCCATTCGCCTAACAATGCAATCGGATTGGACATCATCCAAATGATTAATTTTGCTGTGGATGAAGTGGAGAAAAATTATAAAGGGCTTGTGATTGGGAATCAAGGCAAGAACTTCTGTGTCGGGGCAAATCTTGCAATGATCCTGATGGAAGCACAGGACGATAATGATTTTGAAATCGATATGGTTGTCCGCCATTTTCAACAGGCTATGCTGAAAGTGAAATACAGTTCCAAGCCGGTTGTAGCAGCGCCATTTGGCATGACGCTTGGCGGCGGTGCGGAAGTCTGCCTCCCTGCAGCACATGTTCAAGCATCCATGGAAACGTATATGGGGTTGGTTGAAGTCGGCGTTGGATTGATTCCAGGCGGTGGCGGCAATAAAGAACTCTACATCAAACATTTGAACAGCCTTCCAAATGGCATCGAATTCGACTTGCAAAAAGTAGCGAATAAAGTGTTTGAAACGATTGCCATGGCAAAGGTTTCAACTTCAGGAGACGAGGCGCGCAGCAATAACTTCCTAAACCATGCAGATGGAGTAAGCGTCAATGGCGATCATTTGATATACGATGCCAAGCAAGCGGTGCTTTCCTTGCATGAAAGGGGATATAAAGCGCCAATCCGCAAAAAAGTACCAGTCGTCGGTGAAAGCGGTTATGCAACATTGCTTCTTGGAGCTCAATCCATGCATTTATCCGGCTTCATCTCTGAACATGACTTGAAAATCGCGAAGAAATTGGCAAATGTGATCGCGGGCGGCAAAGTCCCGTATGGCACAGAAGTGGATGAACAATATTTATTGGATTTAGAAAGGGAAGCCTTCCTGAGCCTTGTTAGGGAACAAAAATCACAGCAAAGGATGCAGCACATGCTTGTAAAAGGAAAACCGCTTCGCAACTGA
- a CDS encoding YuzL family protein, with amino-acid sequence MAKHKKDPSKAAVSAASVKGNAGPTVEDDGGGKRNSQNNQFKKP; translated from the coding sequence ATGGCCAAGCATAAAAAAGATCCATCAAAAGCTGCTGTCAGTGCAGCAAGTGTAAAAGGTAACGCTGGACCTACAGTCGAAGATGATGGCGGAGGAAAACGGAACAGCCAAAATAACCAATTCAAAAAACCTTAA
- a CDS encoding proline dehydrogenase family protein, which produces MEQLMRNFFLFLSKNKFLTKLAKRYGLRFGAARFVAGEAIKQAVDVIKDLNNKGLVVTIDYLGEFVDNEREANEMADNCIVAINAIGKEHLNSQLSLKMTSMGMDISDEIVLNNMRRILEAATQNNVFVTIDMEDYSRCQKTLEIFKQLKSEFDNIGTVIQAYLYRTVKDMEELNAYSPNLRLVKGAYKESPEVAFPEKKDVDENYKKIIKMHLLNGNYTAVATHDDSMIEYTKQLVEEHNIPKDQFEFQMLYGIRPERQLELVNEGYKMRVYVPYGTDWYGYFMRRLAERPANVAFVLKGVIAK; this is translated from the coding sequence AAAGCGTTATGGTTTGCGATTCGGTGCAGCAAGGTTTGTTGCAGGTGAAGCAATTAAGCAAGCAGTCGATGTGATAAAAGATTTGAATAATAAAGGCCTTGTCGTTACGATCGATTACTTGGGAGAATTTGTCGACAATGAACGGGAAGCGAATGAAATGGCTGATAATTGCATTGTTGCCATCAATGCAATTGGAAAAGAACATTTGAATTCACAGCTTTCTTTAAAGATGACTTCCATGGGCATGGATATCTCCGACGAAATCGTATTGAATAATATGAGAAGGATTTTGGAAGCGGCTACACAAAATAATGTCTTTGTCACGATTGACATGGAAGACTATTCCCGCTGCCAAAAAACACTTGAAATCTTTAAACAGCTGAAGTCCGAATTCGATAATATCGGTACGGTCATTCAAGCATATTTATACAGGACAGTGAAGGATATGGAGGAGCTTAATGCATACTCACCAAACCTCCGCCTTGTAAAAGGAGCTTACAAAGAGTCTCCGGAGGTAGCCTTCCCTGAGAAAAAAGACGTAGATGAAAATTATAAAAAAATCATTAAAATGCATCTTCTAAATGGGAATTATACCGCAGTGGCGACACATGATGATTCCATGATTGAATATACCAAACAGCTCGTAGAGGAGCATAACATCCCTAAAGATCAATTTGAATTCCAAATGCTTTATGGAATTCGTCCGGAGCGTCAGTTGGAGCTTGTGAACGAAGGCTATAAAATGCGCGTCTATGTTCCCTATGGCACGGATTGGTACGGTTATTTCATGCGCCGTCTGGCTGAACGTCCTGCTAATGTCGCGTTTGTTTTGAAAGGCGTCATCGCAAAGTAA